One window of the Methylocystis parvus OBBP genome contains the following:
- a CDS encoding DUF1538 domain-containing protein — MNETLLVEGRAAFANVVEAVGPLVAAFLAFQFFWLKLPRKEVVDVLIGTAMASVGLLLFLVGMEIGFLPFGRAIGTSFGALNQPVFFVVAGAVLGFLTAWGEPAVRVLADQVEEASNGSIHKSMVLSAICIGVALCVGLGIVRILVGIPLLYLLAPGYLLVIAMMWRSDQEFVAIAVDAGGVATGPLANTFLLALAMGASVSMGDQDPIAHGLGLVALISLAPIISVMTLGFLVRGTKDRE; from the coding sequence GTGAACGAGACGCTGCTCGTCGAAGGCCGCGCCGCATTCGCGAATGTCGTCGAAGCGGTCGGGCCGCTCGTCGCGGCTTTCCTCGCCTTCCAGTTCTTTTGGCTCAAATTGCCGCGCAAGGAGGTCGTCGACGTTCTCATCGGAACCGCAATGGCGTCGGTCGGACTGTTGTTGTTTCTGGTCGGGATGGAAATCGGGTTCCTGCCCTTTGGAAGAGCGATCGGAACTTCCTTCGGCGCGCTGAATCAGCCCGTCTTTTTTGTCGTCGCCGGCGCGGTTCTCGGTTTCCTCACGGCATGGGGCGAGCCCGCCGTCCGCGTCCTGGCCGATCAGGTCGAGGAGGCGTCCAACGGCTCGATCCACAAATCCATGGTCCTGTCCGCCATTTGCATCGGCGTCGCCTTATGCGTGGGCCTCGGCATCGTGAGAATCCTCGTCGGCATCCCGCTTCTGTATTTGCTTGCGCCCGGCTATCTGCTTGTCATCGCCATGATGTGGCGGAGCGACCAGGAATTCGTCGCCATCGCCGTGGACGCGGGCGGCGTCGCCACGGGGCCGCTGGCCAATACATTTCTGCTCGCTCTCGCAATGGGCGCATCGGTCTCCATGGGCGATCAGGATCCGATCGCGCATGGGCTCGGCCTGGTCGCGCTCATATCGCTCGCTCCGATCATTTCGGTGATGACGTTAGGCTTCCTCGTCCGGGGGACTAAAGACAGGGAGTGA